The following proteins come from a genomic window of Mauremys mutica isolate MM-2020 ecotype Southern chromosome 7, ASM2049712v1, whole genome shotgun sequence:
- the ZP4 gene encoding zona pellucida sperm-binding protein 4 isoform X3, with protein MAALENTAGRLHTLQNDSSCGVWVSWAADGSRIVGASYAGCFVSEWDGGYLMVVGIEGMAAGGHRALSEEKVLRCPRSLPALDAPSPSVCTAIQSQDRLPCASPPITQGECEEQGCCYNPSDRVKPCYYGNTVTVQCTPDGQFSLAVSRAVTLPPLILDSVHLASGRGAGCVPVGQNNAFVVFRFPLSACGTTFQMAGDQGVYENELVADRDVRTWSLGSITRDSTFRLHVRCSYSINGNFLPLSVQVFTLPPPPAVSQPGPLMLELRIATEQNYGSYYADRDYPVVKVLRDPIYVEVRILQRTDRDLVLVLNHCWATPSTNPQQQPQWPILVDGCPYAGDNYRTQLVPVGAASGLQFPSHHQRFIVSTFTFVESASQRALTGPVYLHCSASVCLPSRLESCTISCPAGARGRRSSEHHPETGLSSITSRGPVFLLQDGIENDAVQSFRLPVTAGAPGVLAVAGVALAGALFMILVSAM; from the exons ATGGCAGCCCTGGAGA ATACGGCTGGGAGGCTGCATACTCTGCAGAATGACTCCAGCTGTGGGGTCTGGGTCTCCTGGGCTGCAGATGGCTCCAGGATAGTGGGTGCCTCCTATGCTGGCTGTTTTGTCTCTGAATGG GATGGTGGTTACCTGATGGTTGTTGGCATTGAGGGGATGGCTGCTGGTGGGCACAGGGCCCTGAGTGAGGAGAAGGTGCTCAGGTGTCCCAGGAGCCTGCCAG CCCTGGATGCTCCAAGCCCCAGTGTCTGCACTGCCATCCAGAGCCAGGACAGGCTGCCCTGTGCCTCCCCACCCATCACCCAGggagaatgtgaagaacaaggcTGTTGCTACAACCCCAGTGATAGGGTGAAGCCTTGTTACTATGGCAATACAG TGACAGTGCAGTGCACTCCAGACGGCCAGTTCTCCCTCGCAGTCTCTCGGGCTGTGACGCTGCCTCCCCTGATCCTGGACTCGGTGCATCTGGCCAGTGGGCGCGGAGCTGGCTGTGTCCCTGTGGGGCAGAACAACGCCTTTGTCGTGTTCCGGTTCCcactctctgcctgtggcaccacTTTCCAG ATGGCTGGAGACCAGGGTGTGTATGAGAATGAGCTGGTGGCAGACCGGGATGTGAGAACCTGGAGTCTGGGCTCCATCACCCGGGACAGCACTTTCAG GTTACATGTCCGCTGCAGCTACTCCATCAATGGGAACTTCCTCCCCTTGAGTGTCCAGGTCTtcaccctgcccccgccccctgctgtgtcccagcctggccccctgATGCTGGAGCTACGCATTGCCACAG AGCAGAATTATGGCTCCTACTATGCAGATCGAGATTACCCTGTGGTGAAGGTTCTGCGGGACCCCATCTATGTGGAGGTCCGGATCCTGCAGAGAACTGACCGAGATCTGGTTCTGGTCCTGAACCACTGctgggccaccccaagcaccaacCCTCAGCAGCAGCCGCAGTGGCCTATCCTGGTGGATGG GTGCCCGTATGCAGGAGATAACTACCGTACCCAGTTGGTGCCTGTGGGAGCCGCCTCGGGGCTGCAGTTCCCATCTCACCACCAGCGCTTTATCGTCAGCACCTTCACCTTCGTGGAGTCTGCCTCCCAGCGAGCACTCACAGGGCCG GTGTACCTGCACTGCAGTGCCTCCGTGTGCCTGCCCTCCAGGCTGGAGTCCTGCACCATCTCCTGCCCTGCTGGAGCCA GGGGTAGAAGGAGCTCTGAGCATCACCCAGAGACTGGCCTTTCCTCCATCACCAGCAGGGGGCCTGTGTTTCTTCTCCAGGATGGTATAGAAAATGATGCTGTGCAGAGCTTTC GACTGCCTGTGACTGCTGGAGCACCCGGGGTGCTAGCTGTTGCTGGTGTAGCACTTGCAGGAGCCCTGTTCATGATACTTGTCTCCGCAATGTAG
- the ZP4 gene encoding zona pellucida sperm-binding protein 4 isoform X2 produces MAGVWWGLPVGVVCFWLLYYPFALGALGDPRGLVCGQRSLHTLQNDSSCGVWVSWAADGSRIVGASYAGCFVSEWDGGYLMVVGIEGMAAGGHRALSEEKVLRCPRSLPALDAPSPSVCTAIQSQDRLPCASPPITQGECEEQGCCYNPSDRVKPCYYGNTVTVQCTPDGQFSLAVSRAVTLPPLILDSVHLASGRGAGCVPVGQNNAFVVFRFPLSACGTTFQMAGDQGVYENELVADRDVRTWSLGSITRDSTFRLHVRCSYSINGNFLPLSVQVFTLPPPPAVSQPGPLMLELRIATEQNYGSYYADRDYPVVKVLRDPIYVEVRILQRTDRDLVLVLNHCWATPSTNPQQQPQWPILVDGCPYAGDNYRTQLVPVGAASGLQFPSHHQRFIVSTFTFVESASQRALTGPVYLHCSASVCLPSRLESCTISCPAGARGRRSSEHHPETGLSSITSRGPVFLLQDGIENDAVQSFRLPVTAGAPGVLAVAGVALAGALFMILVSAM; encoded by the exons ATggctggggtgtggtgggggctccCCGTGGGAGTGGTGTGCTTCTGGCTGCTGTACTACCCCTTTGctctgggagccctgggggatccTAGGGGGCTGGTCTGTGGCCAGAGAAGC CTGCATACTCTGCAGAATGACTCCAGCTGTGGGGTCTGGGTCTCCTGGGCTGCAGATGGCTCCAGGATAGTGGGTGCCTCCTATGCTGGCTGTTTTGTCTCTGAATGG GATGGTGGTTACCTGATGGTTGTTGGCATTGAGGGGATGGCTGCTGGTGGGCACAGGGCCCTGAGTGAGGAGAAGGTGCTCAGGTGTCCCAGGAGCCTGCCAG CCCTGGATGCTCCAAGCCCCAGTGTCTGCACTGCCATCCAGAGCCAGGACAGGCTGCCCTGTGCCTCCCCACCCATCACCCAGggagaatgtgaagaacaaggcTGTTGCTACAACCCCAGTGATAGGGTGAAGCCTTGTTACTATGGCAATACAG TGACAGTGCAGTGCACTCCAGACGGCCAGTTCTCCCTCGCAGTCTCTCGGGCTGTGACGCTGCCTCCCCTGATCCTGGACTCGGTGCATCTGGCCAGTGGGCGCGGAGCTGGCTGTGTCCCTGTGGGGCAGAACAACGCCTTTGTCGTGTTCCGGTTCCcactctctgcctgtggcaccacTTTCCAG ATGGCTGGAGACCAGGGTGTGTATGAGAATGAGCTGGTGGCAGACCGGGATGTGAGAACCTGGAGTCTGGGCTCCATCACCCGGGACAGCACTTTCAG GTTACATGTCCGCTGCAGCTACTCCATCAATGGGAACTTCCTCCCCTTGAGTGTCCAGGTCTtcaccctgcccccgccccctgctgtgtcccagcctggccccctgATGCTGGAGCTACGCATTGCCACAG AGCAGAATTATGGCTCCTACTATGCAGATCGAGATTACCCTGTGGTGAAGGTTCTGCGGGACCCCATCTATGTGGAGGTCCGGATCCTGCAGAGAACTGACCGAGATCTGGTTCTGGTCCTGAACCACTGctgggccaccccaagcaccaacCCTCAGCAGCAGCCGCAGTGGCCTATCCTGGTGGATGG GTGCCCGTATGCAGGAGATAACTACCGTACCCAGTTGGTGCCTGTGGGAGCCGCCTCGGGGCTGCAGTTCCCATCTCACCACCAGCGCTTTATCGTCAGCACCTTCACCTTCGTGGAGTCTGCCTCCCAGCGAGCACTCACAGGGCCG GTGTACCTGCACTGCAGTGCCTCCGTGTGCCTGCCCTCCAGGCTGGAGTCCTGCACCATCTCCTGCCCTGCTGGAGCCA GGGGTAGAAGGAGCTCTGAGCATCACCCAGAGACTGGCCTTTCCTCCATCACCAGCAGGGGGCCTGTGTTTCTTCTCCAGGATGGTATAGAAAATGATGCTGTGCAGAGCTTTC GACTGCCTGTGACTGCTGGAGCACCCGGGGTGCTAGCTGTTGCTGGTGTAGCACTTGCAGGAGCCCTGTTCATGATACTTGTCTCCGCAATGTAG
- the ZP4 gene encoding zona pellucida sperm-binding protein 4 isoform X1, with protein sequence MAGVWWGLPVGVVCFWLLYYPFALGALGDPRGLVCGQRSLQFMLPPGQAGVGSLALTAWDTAGRLHTLQNDSSCGVWVSWAADGSRIVGASYAGCFVSEWDGGYLMVVGIEGMAAGGHRALSEEKVLRCPRSLPALDAPSPSVCTAIQSQDRLPCASPPITQGECEEQGCCYNPSDRVKPCYYGNTVTVQCTPDGQFSLAVSRAVTLPPLILDSVHLASGRGAGCVPVGQNNAFVVFRFPLSACGTTFQMAGDQGVYENELVADRDVRTWSLGSITRDSTFRLHVRCSYSINGNFLPLSVQVFTLPPPPAVSQPGPLMLELRIATEQNYGSYYADRDYPVVKVLRDPIYVEVRILQRTDRDLVLVLNHCWATPSTNPQQQPQWPILVDGCPYAGDNYRTQLVPVGAASGLQFPSHHQRFIVSTFTFVESASQRALTGPVYLHCSASVCLPSRLESCTISCPAGARGRRSSEHHPETGLSSITSRGPVFLLQDGIENDAVQSFRLPVTAGAPGVLAVAGVALAGALFMILVSAM encoded by the exons ATggctggggtgtggtgggggctccCCGTGGGAGTGGTGTGCTTCTGGCTGCTGTACTACCCCTTTGctctgggagccctgggggatccTAGGGGGCTGGTCTGTGGCCAGAGAAGCCTGCAGTTCATGCTGCCTCCTGGCCAAGCTGGGGTGGGGTCCCTGGCACTGACTGCTTGGG ATACGGCTGGGAGGCTGCATACTCTGCAGAATGACTCCAGCTGTGGGGTCTGGGTCTCCTGGGCTGCAGATGGCTCCAGGATAGTGGGTGCCTCCTATGCTGGCTGTTTTGTCTCTGAATGG GATGGTGGTTACCTGATGGTTGTTGGCATTGAGGGGATGGCTGCTGGTGGGCACAGGGCCCTGAGTGAGGAGAAGGTGCTCAGGTGTCCCAGGAGCCTGCCAG CCCTGGATGCTCCAAGCCCCAGTGTCTGCACTGCCATCCAGAGCCAGGACAGGCTGCCCTGTGCCTCCCCACCCATCACCCAGggagaatgtgaagaacaaggcTGTTGCTACAACCCCAGTGATAGGGTGAAGCCTTGTTACTATGGCAATACAG TGACAGTGCAGTGCACTCCAGACGGCCAGTTCTCCCTCGCAGTCTCTCGGGCTGTGACGCTGCCTCCCCTGATCCTGGACTCGGTGCATCTGGCCAGTGGGCGCGGAGCTGGCTGTGTCCCTGTGGGGCAGAACAACGCCTTTGTCGTGTTCCGGTTCCcactctctgcctgtggcaccacTTTCCAG ATGGCTGGAGACCAGGGTGTGTATGAGAATGAGCTGGTGGCAGACCGGGATGTGAGAACCTGGAGTCTGGGCTCCATCACCCGGGACAGCACTTTCAG GTTACATGTCCGCTGCAGCTACTCCATCAATGGGAACTTCCTCCCCTTGAGTGTCCAGGTCTtcaccctgcccccgccccctgctgtgtcccagcctggccccctgATGCTGGAGCTACGCATTGCCACAG AGCAGAATTATGGCTCCTACTATGCAGATCGAGATTACCCTGTGGTGAAGGTTCTGCGGGACCCCATCTATGTGGAGGTCCGGATCCTGCAGAGAACTGACCGAGATCTGGTTCTGGTCCTGAACCACTGctgggccaccccaagcaccaacCCTCAGCAGCAGCCGCAGTGGCCTATCCTGGTGGATGG GTGCCCGTATGCAGGAGATAACTACCGTACCCAGTTGGTGCCTGTGGGAGCCGCCTCGGGGCTGCAGTTCCCATCTCACCACCAGCGCTTTATCGTCAGCACCTTCACCTTCGTGGAGTCTGCCTCCCAGCGAGCACTCACAGGGCCG GTGTACCTGCACTGCAGTGCCTCCGTGTGCCTGCCCTCCAGGCTGGAGTCCTGCACCATCTCCTGCCCTGCTGGAGCCA GGGGTAGAAGGAGCTCTGAGCATCACCCAGAGACTGGCCTTTCCTCCATCACCAGCAGGGGGCCTGTGTTTCTTCTCCAGGATGGTATAGAAAATGATGCTGTGCAGAGCTTTC GACTGCCTGTGACTGCTGGAGCACCCGGGGTGCTAGCTGTTGCTGGTGTAGCACTTGCAGGAGCCCTGTTCATGATACTTGTCTCCGCAATGTAG